The following coding sequences are from one Hydra vulgaris chromosome 04, alternate assembly HydraT2T_AEP window:
- the LOC136079118 gene encoding uncharacterized protein LOC136079118, translating to MVRSRIRKTDREMIPPETMRAAVNEVLLKNRPNNQVAREFGVDRMTLKRYVKKQRLNPDITFKPRFNTRQVFTEEEEHSISNYLLQASKMNYGLSTKTTRQLAYEVAVANNKVCPDSWIKNKTAGIDWLQSFMKRKPELSLRAPEATSFARATAFNRFTVSELFRNLREVRERHHFGPKSIYNVDETGLTTVQKPVKVIASKGVKQVGSITSAESRTLVTACYAVNAIGNSIPPLFVFPRVKFRDFMIKDGPSGCVGFANPSGWMTSESFVEWLKHFIKHSHCSKESKVLLVLDNHESHLSVAALDLAREGLQNKVSSRLEIPRINQCALKRKRSSSF from the coding sequence ATGGTAAGAAGTAGAATTCGAAAGACAGATAGAGAAATGATACCTCCAGAAACAATGAGAGCCGCTGTAAAtgaagttttattgaaaaacaggCCTAACAACCAAGTTGCTCGAGAGTTTGGTGTCGATCGTATGACATTGAAAAGATATGTTAAAAAGCAACGGCTTAATCCggatattacatttaaaccgaGATTTAATACACGACAGGTCTTTACAGAAGAAGAGGAACATTCGATATCAAATTATTTGCTTCAAGCGTCGAAGATGAACTATGGcctttcaacaaaaacaactcGCCAGTTAGCATATGAAGTGGCAGTTgctaataataaagtttgtcCGGATTCATGGATCAAGAACAAAACGGCAGGCATCGATTGGTTACAGAGCTTTATGAAAAGAAAACCAGAATTATCTCTACGAGCACCAGAAGCCACCAGCTTTGCAAGAGCGACAGCATTCAACAGATTCACTGTTAGTGAACTTTTTCGGAATCTCCGGGAAGTACGGGAACGTCATCATTTTGGTCCAAAAAGCATTTACAATGTAGACGAAACGGGACTAACAACCGTACAAAAACCTGTCAAAGTTATTGCTAGTAAAGGTGTCAAACAAGTAGGTAGTATAACATCGGCAGAAAGCAGAACTCTCGTGACAGCTTGCTATGCTGTAAATGCGATCGGCAATTCGATACCACCACTGTTCGTTTTTCCGAGGGTGAAGTTTCGGGATTTTATGATCAAAGATGGCCCATCTGGATGCGTAGGATTTGCTAATCCATCTGGTTGGATGACATCAGAGAGCTTTGTCGAATGGTTAAAACATTTCATCAAACATTCGCACTGTTCGAAAGAGTCCAAAGTTCTTCTTGTGTTAGACAACCACGAGAGTCATTTATCTGTGGCAGCCCTCGATTTGGCGAGAGAAGGGCTTCAGAATAAGGTTTCATCGAGACTGGAAATTCCAAGAATAAATCAGTGTGCtttaaaaagaaagagaagctccagcttttaa
- the LOC136079514 gene encoding uncharacterized protein LOC136079514 — protein sequence MFCCNANGELLPPYVVYKSESLWNTWMEHGPPKARYNRSSGWFDSTCFEDWFFSLLLPRLKKAQGRSVIIGDNVSSHLSIAVLDACQSSNIGFVALPANSTHLTQPLDVAYFRPMKINWRKILCEWKEKGKGRRVASLPKDELPRLLDRLITNLNEHGNDNLRAGFRKTGIFPLDKSQVLSRLPCCNLGLDSTTVLVSQSFLDHLCKSLDDPSDGSEKSKRRKVCAVPGKSLCSTDISSCVINKNNRLNSNNVDTPISIINTIETNNIGFAGPSTNTGTTETSNLIFADVSLVVESHTESLDHSALGKKNFQNIDKKKNVCKKEKLLNLVENCYVIVKCNGELNPGQLKKLRKNGAEITIMKKNGLNWKWSLPAVQLFFSQSEIVDFIEEPKKISKRGIYSVPELFH from the exons ATGTTTTGTTGCAATGCTAATGGTGAATTGCTACCACCTTATGTTGTTTACAAATCTGAGTCGTTATGGAATACATGGATGGAACATGGGCCACCAAAAGCACGTTATAACAGATCAAGTGGTTGGTTTGACTCAACATGTTTTGAGGACTGGTTTTTCTCTTTACTTCTTCCAAGACTTAAGAAGGCTCAAGGAAGAAGTGTCATTATAGGTGATAACGTATCTTCACATTTGAGCATTGCAGTACTGGATGCATGTCAAAGCAGTAACATAGGATTTGTGGCATTACCAGCAAACTCTACACATCTCACGCAGCCATTAGATGTTGCCTACTTTAGACCTATGAAGATTAACTGGCGCAAAATATTATGTGAATGGAAGGAGAAAGGAAAAGGAAGGAGAGTTGCTTCTCTTCCTAAAGATGAATTGCCTAGACTTTTAGACCGTTTAATTACCAACTTAAATGAACACGGGAATGATAACCTTAGAGCTGGTTTTCGCAAAACTGGAATTTTTCCATTAGACAAGTCTCAAGTGCTTTCACGACTACCATGTTGTAATTTAGGTTTAGACTCAACTACTGTATTAGTAAGCCAATCATTTTTAGATCATTTATGTAAGTCACTGGATGATCCCTCAGATGGTTCTGAAAAATCAAAGCGACGTAAAGTATGTGCTGTCCCAGGTAAAAGCTTATGTTCAACAGATATATCATCttgtgttataaataaaaataatagattaaattcaaataatgtagatacacctatcagtattataaatacaattgagaCCAACAACATTGGCTTTGCTGGCCCAAGTACAAATACTGGAACTACTGAGACTTCTAATCTAATTTTTGCGGATGTAAGTTTAGTCGTAGAAAGTCATACAGAATCTTTAGATCATTCAGCATTaggcaaaaagaactttcaaaatattgataaaaaaaaaaatgtttgtaaaaaggaGAAATTGTTAAATCTTGTAGAGAATTGTTATGTAATTGTTAAATGCAATGGAGAGTTAAATCCTGGAcag ttgaaaaaattaagaaaaaatggagcagaaattactattatgaaaaaaaatggactTAACTGGAAATGGTCACTACCAGcagtgcaactttttttttcccagTCTGAAATAGTCGATTTTATTGAGGAACCA